gcccaccccgccgccgttcCCGACGTGGACGAAGAAGCTCAACCCGaacaccgtcgccgccgggccGGCGTACACCGGCTCGCCCCACCCGAAGTCGACGCGTTGGAACCCAGCGTGCCGGTTGTCGGACACGAGGAACAGGTTCGACATGGCCACATACGGCCGCCCGCGCAGCACCAGCAGGTCGGCCGTGGACCGCGCGTACTCGGCGGTCACTGTCGCCTTCGCCTCACGCACCAGCTCCACCGCGTCACCCAGCGAGCCGCCGAGCAGGGCCTCCACGGTGACCAGCACCGCCATGGGCACGCACGCGTTCCCGTAATAGCCGGCGGGAAGCCCCAGCTCCGGCAAGCCCCTGATGTTGGAGATGAACACCAGGCGCACGTCCTCGTCCGGCGAGAGCTCCAGCGCGGCCGTGCGGGCGCGCCAGAGCGCCGCCGTGAGCACCTCGAAAGTCGTGACCGTGTCCCGGAGGTTCGGTGGGAGGTTCTTCCTGATGGCGCTGATATCGGACGGGCCAAAGGTGAACGTCCGCATGACCATATcacccggcggcggaggcggcggcggcggcacggcgtcAAATTCGCGGTGAGGGAACGTCGGCCTTGGCGGGTTGCGTGCCTCTAGGAGCTCGCGGGACCATGACGGTGCAACGGTTGGTGCGGGGAGGCCGCGGCCGAGCTCCGCGACGGCGGACACGAACTGGGCGAGGCCGATGGCGTCGCAGATGGTGTGGTTGAGCCGGATCGCGAAGACGAAGCCGCCGCAGAGCAGCCGGGTCACCTGGATGAGCAGCAAGGGGCAGCCGAATTGGGAGCAGAGGCTTGGGAGTTGGGATTGTACATTGTAGTTTTCGCCAAATTATACTGTAGTTTTCGTCAAGATGCTGGCTGCGAGTAGAGCTGGGACGGGCCGTGCTATTCGTTGGCCGACattttggcatggctccaagcATGGCACGGCACGGTAAATTTTAGACCGTGTTTAGGATCTTGGCGCGACGGGTGGCACGACACGACACATATTTTGGATCGTGCTTGGCCTGGCACGATATAGAAATAACCCATTAGCATATTTATAGACTATATCGTCCTAATATCATTGGATCTATGTGTCATATAGCCTAACATAGTTACTGCCTATGAAGAAAATCACAAAATCTACCTTAATCATGAGAACGATCGTTCATAACATAACAATGTTGCATTCTCGTATAACCACAGACAGTCATAACATTCACCTACAtcatctatatatataataatgtttgtttcctctattaattttagaattttttccTACTAAGAGCAAAGTATGTGTAAGCAAAATTAGCACCAATAAAAAACAAGCGCATGCATCGTGAGAGTCGTGCTTAGACTGACATGGCATGAAGTCGTTCCGGTGTGCCACGGGTCGTACTTGAACTTAGTAAAAGACTGCACGGCACAATGTGCCTAACTTCATGTCATTTGATCATTTGTCCAATTAAAAACTTCCATGTCATATATGAATTAAATATAGTGAAACTTGCATGGTAGAGGTTGTTTCATTTAAGGTTTCATTTTACTCTAGATGATGTGTCAGTCTTGAAAATAGTGAAATGAAACTTGCCATTAAaagccctgtttggatacaccctcctgAAGATTAGGagtccacttttaggacttgtgcatccaaacatgggtcctaaaagtgcactcctaaactttaggagggccaTTTTTATTAGGAGGGCCAAGTTCCCCTTTACCCCTATTGCCCtcctaaaagtgcactcctAAACTTTACGAGGgccattttcattaggagggctAAGTTCCCCTTTACCCCTATTGCCcttttcattagg
This sequence is a window from Setaria italica strain Yugu1 chromosome III, Setaria_italica_v2.0, whole genome shotgun sequence. Protein-coding genes within it:
- the LOC101777981 gene encoding benzyl alcohol O-benzoyltransferase-like gives rise to the protein FGENYNVQSQLPSLCSQFGCPLLLIQVTRLLCGGFVFAIRLNHTICDAIGLAQFVSAVAELGRGLPAPTVAPSWSRELLEARNPPRPTFPHREFDAVPPPPPPPPGDMVMRTFTFGPSDISAIRKNLPPNLRDTVTTFEVLTAALWRARTAALELSPDEDVRLVFISNIRGLPELGLPAGYYGNACVPMAVLVTVEALLGGSLGDAVELVREAKATVTAEYARSTADLLVLRGRPYVAMSNLFLVSDNRHAGFQRVDFGWGEPVYAGPAATVFGLSFFVHVGNGGGVGAVAAMITLPLPAIDRFASEVKTLMKG